The following are from one region of the Quercus robur chromosome 1, dhQueRobu3.1, whole genome shotgun sequence genome:
- the LOC126688817 gene encoding ABC transporter G family member 31-like, whose product MAASNGSEFFEMEIEEPSEVLRRASNASSVAEDEEELRWAAIERLPSVKRMNMAFVKRSASSSSGNEPIDVRKLDRFKRELVVKNAYATNEQDNYRLLSAIKERLDKVGLVMPKIEVRYENLKIVADVHTGSRALPTLLNSTRDVIERILNELKIIRPKKHSLTILNNVSGEVKPGRMTLLLGPPGSGKSTLLLALAGKLDGNLKKTGSITYNGHKMDEFYVQRTSAYISQTDNHLAELTVRETLDFAARCQGASDGFAGYMKDLVRLEKERNIRPSPEIDAFMKASSVGGKKHSISTDYILKLLGLEICSETLVGSDMVRGISGGQRKRVTTGEMIVGPRKTLFMDEISTGLDSSTTLQVVKCIRNFVHQMEATVLMALLQPAPETFELFDDLVLLSEGHIVYQGPRAEVLEFFESLGFRLPPRKGVADFLQEVTSRKDQAQYWADSSKPYVFISVPEIAEAFKNSRFGRSLQSSLSVPYDESKSDSSALSKTKYAVPRYGLLVACFERELLLISRHSFLYIFRTCQVAFVGFITCTMYLRTRIHPTNEQYGTLYLSCLFYGLVHIMFNGFSELPLMISRLPVFYKQRDNYFHAAWAWNISSWILRVPYSLAEAIVWSCVVYYTVGFAPGAGRFFRFMLSLFSIHQMALGLFRLMASIARDMVLANVFGSAALLVLFLLGGFVIPKGMIKSWWIWAFWVSPLSYAQRAISVNEFTATRWMERSAIGNDTVGYNILKSHSLPTDDYWYWIGVAALLAYSVLFNNLVTFALAYLNPLTKARTVIPDDIAEKNLATDGVGGKGSELHQTSAREGSKKKGMILPFQPLTMTFHNVNYFVDMPKEMQREGIPEKKLQLLSNISGVFSPGVLTALVGASGAGKTTLMDVLAGRKTGGYIEGDIKISGYSKEQSTFARISGYVEQNDIHSPQVTVEESLLFSSALRLPKEVSKEKRHEFVEEVMKLVELDTIRNALVGLPGSSGLSTEQRKRLTIAVELVANPSIIFMDEPTSGLDARAAAIVMRTVRNTVDTGRTVVCTIHQPSIDIFEAFDELLLMKRGGLVIYGGKLGVHSQIMIDYFQGINGIPPIPNGYNPATWMLEVTTPAAEDRIGEDFANIYQNSKQYSDVEASIKHFSIPPAGSEPLKFSTTYSQDLFTQFLTCLWKQNLVYWRSPEYNAMRLLFTAICAILLGSIFWDIGLRRSTTQDLFMVMGALFASCVFVGVNNASSVQPIVSIERTVFYREKAAGMYSPIAYGGSQGLVEVPYVVAQTIIFGIITYFMINFERTISKFFLYLLFMFLTFTYFTFFGMMVVGLTPSQNLGSVISSAFFSIWNLLSGFLIPKPSIPPWWLWAYYICPIAWTLRGIISSQLGDVETKIVGDGFEGTVKEYLDYFLGYGPGMVGVSVAVLIGFCLVFYMVFAISVKVLNFQKR is encoded by the exons ATGGCGGCATCGAACGGGAGCGAGTTCTTTGAGATGGAGATTGAAGAACCGAGCGAGGTGCTAAGGAGAGCATCGAATGCGTCTTCGGTGGCGGAGGATGAGGAGGAGCTACGGTGGGCGGCAATCGAGAGATTGCCGTCGGTGAAGCGGATGAACATGGCGTTCGTGAAGCGATCAGCTTCGAGCTCTAGCGGAAATGAACCGATCGATGTACGGAAACTCGATCGCTTTAAACGCGAGCTCGTTGTGAAAAATGCCTACGCCACAAACGAACAAGATAACTATCGTTTGCTTTCCGCCATTAAAGAACGCCTCGATAA AGTTGGATTGGTGATGCCGAAGATCGAAGTGAGATACGAGAACTTGAAAATTGTGGCTGATGTTCATACCGGTTCAAGAGCTTTGCCTACTCTGTTAAATTCTACTCGTGACGTGATTGAG CGAATCCTAAACGAGTTAAAGATAATTCGACCAAAGAAACATTCTTTAACAATCTTGAACAATGTCAGTGGCGAAGTAAAACCGGGAAG GATGACTTTGCTCTTAGGACCTCCAGGTTCCGGCAAATCCACCTTGCTTTTGGCCCTTGCGGGGAAACTTGATGGCAACTTAAAG AAAACTGGTAGCATTACATATAATGGCCATAAGATGGATGAATTTTACGTTCAAAGAACTTCTGCATACATCAGCCAAACAGATAATCATCTTGCAGAGCTCACTGTACGAGAAACCTTGGATTTTGCTGCTAGATGTCAAGGTGCAAGTGATGGGTTTGCAG GTTATATGAAAGATCTGGTCCGTTTAGAGAAGGAAAGGAACATAAGGCCAAGTCCTGAGATTGATGCATTTATGAAG gcatcatcagttggtgGTAAAAAGCACAGTATTTCAACAGATTACATTTTGAAATTGCTTGGTCTTGAAATATGTTCGGAGACATTGGTTGGTAGTGATATGGTCCGAGGCATCTCAGGTGGCCAAAGAAAAAGGGTTACCacag GAGAAATGATTGTTGGACCAAGAAAGACTCTATTTATGGATGAAATATCTACTGGACTCGATAGCTCTACCACACTCCAAGTTGTAAAATGCATTAGGAATTTTGTCCACCAAATGGAGGCTACTGTACTAATGGCTCTTCTTCAGCCTGCACCTGAGACATTTGAACTGTTTGATGATCTGGTTCTATTATCAGAAGGACACATTGTGTATCAAGGCCCTCGAGCAGAAGTGTTAGAATTTTTTGAGTCGTTAGGTTTTCGACTACCACCTCGTAAGGGGGTAGCTGATTTTCTTCAAGAG GTGACCTCTAGAAAGGACCAAGCTCAGTACTGGGCCGATTCTTCAAAACCATATGTTTTCATTTCTGTTCCAGAAATTGCAGAGGCCTTTAAAAATTCCAGATTTGGAAGGTCGCTGCAGTCCTCATTATCTGTTCCATATGATGAATCTAAGAGTGATTCTTCGGCTTTGTCCAAAACTAAATATGCTGTACCAAGATATGGGCTTTTAGTAGCTTGTTTCGAACGAGAATTGCTGTTAATCTCCAGACATagttttctatatatatttaggaCATGCCAG GTTGCCTTTGTTGGATTTATCACATGCACAATGTACTTAAGAACAAGAATTCACCCCACAAATGAGCAATATGGCACCCTTTATCTTTCTTGCCTATTTTATGGGCTGGTGCATATAATGTTCAATGGATTCTCTGAGCTACCTCTTATGATATCTCGGCTCCCAGTCTTCTACAAGCAAAGAGATAATTATTTTCATGCTGCATGGGCATGGAATATCTCAAGCTGGATTCTGCGTGTACCTTACTCTCTTGCTGAAGCTATTGTGTGGTCATGTGTTGTATATTACACTGTTGGTTTTGCCCCTGGTGCGGGAAG GTTTTTCCGTTTTATGCTTTCACTCTTTTCAATACACCAAATGGCATTGGGTCTTTTCCGTTTGATGGCCTCTATCGCACGAGATATGGTTCTTGCTAATGTATTTGGATCTGCTGCACTGCTTGTTTTATTCTTGTTGGGTGGATTCGTCATTCCAAAAG GAATGATTAAGTCATGGTGGATTTGGGCATTTTGGGTGTCACCTCTATCCTATGCACAACGTGCAATTTCTGTCAATGAATTTACCGCCACAAGGTGGATGGAG AGATCGGCAATTGGGAATGATACTGTTGGATACAACATTCTCAAATCACATAGCTTACCTACTGATGATTATTGGTATTGGATTGGAGTTGCTGCACTATTAGCTTATTCGGTGCTTTTCAACAACTTAGTGACTTTTGCCTTGGCCTACCTTAATC CCCTTACAAAAGCCAGGACAGTGATACCAGATGATATTGCAGAAAAGAATTTGGCAACAGATGGTG TAGGTGGTAAGGGTTCTGAATTACATCAAACATCTGCCAGAGAAGGCAGCAAAAAGAAGGGAATGATCCTTCCATTTCAACCATTAACAATGACTTTCCATAATGTCAATTATTTTGTTGATATGCCGAAG GAAATGCAAAGGGAAGGTATTCCGGAGAAGAAGTTGCAACTCCTGTCCAATATTAGTGGTGTATTCTCACCTGGTGTTCTTACTGCCTTGGTTGGGGCAAGCGGAGCTGGAAAGACCACTTTGATGGATGTGCTTGCTGGTCGGAAAACTGGTGGATACATAGAGGGGGATATTAAGATATCCGGTTACTCAAAAGAGCAGAGCACTTTCGCTAGAATATCAGGATATGTTGAACAAAATGATATACATTCTCCTCAAGTGACAGTAGAGGAGtctctcttgttttcttctGCTCTTCGTCTCCCAAAGGAAGTTAGCAAAGAGAAAAGACAT GAGTTTGTTGAAGAAGTGATGAAATTAGTAGAGCTTGATACTATAAGAAATGCTTTGGTTGGCTTGCCTGGTAGTAGTGGCCTATCGACAGAGCAGAGAAAACGTTTAACCATAGCAGTGGAACTTGTAGCAAATCCTTCCATTATTTTTATGGATGAACCTACATCTGGACTGGATGCACGAGCAGCAGCCATTGTTATGCGAACTGTTCGTAATACCGTTGATACGGGGAGAACTGTGGTCTGCACAATACATCAACCAAGTATTGATATATTTGAAGCATTTGATGAG CTACTTCTTATGAAACGAGGGGGCCTAGTTATATATGGAGGGAAGCTTGGTGTGCACTCACAGATAATGATAGACTATTTTCAG GGAATTAATGGAATCCCTCCAATTCCCAATGGTTACAATCCAGCAACTTGGATGCTCGAGGTGACAACTCCTGCTGCCGAAGATAGAATTGGTGAAGACTTTGCCAACATTTACCAGAATTCTAAGCAATATAG CGATGTGGAAGCTTCCATCAAGCATTTTAGTATTCCACCTGCTGGCTCAGAACCGTTGAAGTTTTCTACCACATATTCACAAGACTTATTCACCCAATTTCTGACTTGCCTATGGAAACAAAATCTTGTATACTGGAGAAGTCCAGAATACAATGCCATGAGGTTACTTTTTACTGCAATCTGTGCAATATTACTTGGATCAATATTCTGGGATATTGGTTTAAGAAG gAGTACAACTCAAGATTTGTTTATGGTTATGGGAGCTCTTTTTGCTTCATGTGTATTTGTTGGAGTTAACAATGCATCCTCAGTGCAACCAATTGTTTCAATTGAGAGGACGGTATTCTATCGAGAGAAAGCAGCTGGAATGTACTCTCCAATTGCTTATGGAGGAAGCCAA GGTCTTGTGGAGGTTCCATACGTTGTTGCGCAGACAATAATATTTGGCATTATCACATATTTCATGATTAATTTTGAAAGGACAATCA GCaaattttttctctatctaTTGTTTATGTTCTTGACATTCACGTACTTTACCTTCTTCGGCATGATGGTTGTTGGTCTTACACCTTCTCAAAACCTAGGATCAGTCATTTCTTCTGCATTTTTCTCAATATGGAACCTACTTTCCGGTTTTCTCATCCCAAAACCT AGTATCCCTCCATGGTGGCTGTGGGCCTACTACATCTGCCCAATTGCATGGACTCTACGAGGTATTATCAGCTCTCAGCTTGGTGATGTGGAAACCAAGATTGTTGGAGATGGATTTGAGGGCACTGTGAAAGAATATTTGGACTATTTCCTTGGCTATGGTCCTGGGATGGTAGGAGTTTCAGTAGCAGTTCTTATTGGCTTTTGTCTCGTCTTCTACATGGTATTTGCTATCTCAGTCAAAGTCCTCAACTTCCAGAAAAGATGA